The following coding sequences lie in one Mustelus asterias chromosome 8, sMusAst1.hap1.1, whole genome shotgun sequence genomic window:
- the LOC144497011 gene encoding uncharacterized protein LOC144497011 isoform X2: MEEKLFRCDVCDKDFVNSTKLLRHQVIHTGKKPFRCDICVKSFSQSSTLLQHQYLHTGEKPFMCKMCDKSFPWSSALRKHQRVHTGEKPFTCEVCDKSFTQSSGLSEHRRLHTGEKPFNCDVCQMTFSRKASLLSHQRIHTGEKPFTCEVCDKSFSKLSNLRQHRRIHTGEKPFKCDVCKKAFSQFAHLLSHQRIHTGEKPFTCEVCNKSFSLSSTLREHQRVHTGEKAFTCEVCDKSFSKSSTLRVHQRIHTGEKPFTCEVCDKSYSDSSTLCKHRRTHAAEKPFKCDFCKKAFNQFAHLLSHQKIHRGEKLFTCEVCDKSFSESSTLRKHQRTHTGEKPFPCKVKLAHNIQERSLTGGGVPYIKELTEQEEFTRKQFGLSNPTITNGGSDMGMSEDTQVSMGTSDGDGGELAAASEIPERIDEEGTEVNTSQQCDIATAVEEGEESQEASTLNMLKKPSPAGKPSVYTGSAQTRRNATQQISTGAERCGI; this comes from the exons ATGGAAGAGAAACTATTCAGGTGTGATGTTTGTGATAAAGATTTTGTAAATTCTACAAAGCTCCTGAGACACCAGGTGATTCACACAGGCAAGAAACCATTCAGATGTGATATTTGTGTGAAGTCCTTCTCACAATCATCGACTCTCCTTCAACATCAGTaccttcacacaggggagaaacccttcatgTGCAaaatgtgtgacaaatcattcccaTGGTCATCAGCTCTCCGCAAACACCAACGTGTTCACACAGGAGAAAAACCCTTCACATGTGAGGTATGTGACAAATCATTTACACAGTCATCTGGCCTCAGTGAACACAGACgtcttcacacaggggagaaacccttcaactGTGATGTTTGTCAGATGACTTTCAGCCGAAAAGCCAGCCTTCTATCACACCAgaggattcacacaggggagaaacccttcacttgtgaggtgtgtgacaaatcattttcAAAGTTATCAAACCTCCGACAGCAtcgacgcattcacacaggggagaaacccttcaaatGTGATGTTTGTAAGAAAGCTTTCAGCCAATTTGCCCATCTTCTgtcacaccagagaattcacacgggggagaaacccttcacatGTGAGGTGTGTAACAAATCATTCTCGTTGTCATCGACCCTCCGCGAACACCAACGTGTTCACACAGGGGAAAAAGCATTCACGTGTGAGGTGTGTGATAAATCATTCTCAAAGTCATCGACCCTTCGtgtacaccaacgcattcacacgggGGAAAAGCCATTCACATGTgaagtgtgtgacaaatcataCTCAGATTCGTCAACTCTCTGTAAACACCGACGCACTCATGCAGCTGAGAAACCTTTCAAATGTGACTTTTGTAAGAAAGCTTTCAACCAATTTGCCCATCTTCTATCACACCAGAAGATTCATAGAGGGGAGAAACTCTTCACATGTGAGgtttgtgacaaatcattctcggaATCATCGACCCTCCGCaaacaccaacgcactcacacaggggagaaacccttccCATGCAAG GTAAAGCTGGCCCATAATATCCAGGAGCGCTCATTGACTGGAGGAGGAGTTCCGTACATCAAGGAGCTGACGGAACAGGAGGAGTTCACGAGGAAGCAGTTTGGCCTCTCCAACCCCACAATAACCAATGGCGGATCAGATATGGGGATGAGCGAAG ATACACAGGTGTCCATGGGCACAtcagatggtgatggaggagagtTGGCAGCAGCGTCCGAGATTCCTGAAAGGATTGATGAGGAAGGGACGGAGGTGAATACATCACAGCAGTGTGACATAGCAACGgcagtggaggagggagaggagagtcAGGAGG cttccaccctaaacatgttaaagaagccatcccctgcgggcaagccctctgtatacacaggatctgctcagacaaGGAGGAACGCAACGCAACAGATATCTACAGGCGCTGAAAGATGCGGGATATGA
- the LOC144497011 gene encoding uncharacterized protein LOC144497011 isoform X3, protein MEEKLFRCDVCDKDFVNSTKLLRHQVIHTGKKPFRCDICVKSFSQSSTLLQHQYLHTGEKPFMCKMCDKSFPWSSALRKHQRVHTGEKPFTCEVCDKSFTQSSGLSEHRRLHTGEKPFNCDVCQMTFSRKASLLSHQRIHTGEKPFTCEVCDKSFSKLSNLRQHRRIHTGEKPFKCDVCKKAFSQFAHLLSHQRIHTGEKPFTCEVCNKSFSLSSTLREHQRVHTGEKAFTCEVCDKSFSKSSTLRVHQRIHTGEKPFTCEVCDKSYSDSSTLCKHRRTHAAEKPFKCDFCKKAFNQFAHLLSHQKIHRGEKLFTCEVCDKSFSESSTLRKHQRTHTGEKPFPCKVKLAHNIQERSLTGGGVPYIKELTEQEEFTRKQFGLSNPTITNGGSDMGMSEDTQVSMGTSDGDGGELAAASEIPERIDEEGTEVNTSQQCDIATAVEEGEESQEGSSYEALIEVTLWCSE, encoded by the exons ATGGAAGAGAAACTATTCAGGTGTGATGTTTGTGATAAAGATTTTGTAAATTCTACAAAGCTCCTGAGACACCAGGTGATTCACACAGGCAAGAAACCATTCAGATGTGATATTTGTGTGAAGTCCTTCTCACAATCATCGACTCTCCTTCAACATCAGTaccttcacacaggggagaaacccttcatgTGCAaaatgtgtgacaaatcattcccaTGGTCATCAGCTCTCCGCAAACACCAACGTGTTCACACAGGAGAAAAACCCTTCACATGTGAGGTATGTGACAAATCATTTACACAGTCATCTGGCCTCAGTGAACACAGACgtcttcacacaggggagaaacccttcaactGTGATGTTTGTCAGATGACTTTCAGCCGAAAAGCCAGCCTTCTATCACACCAgaggattcacacaggggagaaacccttcacttgtgaggtgtgtgacaaatcattttcAAAGTTATCAAACCTCCGACAGCAtcgacgcattcacacaggggagaaacccttcaaatGTGATGTTTGTAAGAAAGCTTTCAGCCAATTTGCCCATCTTCTgtcacaccagagaattcacacgggggagaaacccttcacatGTGAGGTGTGTAACAAATCATTCTCGTTGTCATCGACCCTCCGCGAACACCAACGTGTTCACACAGGGGAAAAAGCATTCACGTGTGAGGTGTGTGATAAATCATTCTCAAAGTCATCGACCCTTCGtgtacaccaacgcattcacacgggGGAAAAGCCATTCACATGTgaagtgtgtgacaaatcataCTCAGATTCGTCAACTCTCTGTAAACACCGACGCACTCATGCAGCTGAGAAACCTTTCAAATGTGACTTTTGTAAGAAAGCTTTCAACCAATTTGCCCATCTTCTATCACACCAGAAGATTCATAGAGGGGAGAAACTCTTCACATGTGAGgtttgtgacaaatcattctcggaATCATCGACCCTCCGCaaacaccaacgcactcacacaggggagaaacccttccCATGCAAG GTAAAGCTGGCCCATAATATCCAGGAGCGCTCATTGACTGGAGGAGGAGTTCCGTACATCAAGGAGCTGACGGAACAGGAGGAGTTCACGAGGAAGCAGTTTGGCCTCTCCAACCCCACAATAACCAATGGCGGATCAGATATGGGGATGAGCGAAG ATACACAGGTGTCCATGGGCACAtcagatggtgatggaggagagtTGGCAGCAGCGTCCGAGATTCCTGAAAGGATTGATGAGGAAGGGACGGAGGTGAATACATCACAGCAGTGTGACATAGCAACGgcagtggaggagggagaggagagtcAGGAGG GTTCATCCTATGAAGCACTGATTGAGGTGaccttgtggtgcagtgagtag
- the LOC144497011 gene encoding uncharacterized protein LOC144497011 isoform X1, which translates to MEEKLFRCDVCDKDFVNSTKLLRHQVIHTGKKPFRCDICVKSFSQSSTLLQHQYLHTGEKPFMCKMCDKSFPWSSALRKHQRVHTGEKPFTCEVCDKSFTQSSGLSEHRRLHTGEKPFNCDVCQMTFSRKASLLSHQRIHTGEKPFTCEVCDKSFSKLSNLRQHRRIHTGEKPFKCDVCKKAFSQFAHLLSHQRIHTGEKPFTCEVCNKSFSLSSTLREHQRVHTGEKAFTCEVCDKSFSKSSTLRVHQRIHTGEKPFTCEVCDKSYSDSSTLCKHRRTHAAEKPFKCDFCKKAFNQFAHLLSHQKIHRGEKLFTCEVCDKSFSESSTLRKHQRTHTGEKPFPCKVKLAHNIQERSLTGGGVPYIKELTEQEEFTRKQFGLSNPTITNGGSDMGMSEDTQVSMGTSDGDGGELAAASEIPERIDEEGTEVNTSQQCDIATAVEEGEESQEGKMSDLEDNVGELKLNIVAYVKEEACDSLAAVVEGGHSESSGGEEPAALGAEALPPPGAYGQQQAHIAGEENKDDLKPFAHLHQEHVQRLESYQITSNLLQQTLTEFKTDVSLNLQRNNEILQQHLQRNNEILQQQNEFLCHLLQRSNETLNEMRQILSQIVGPAPSGQQQPSA; encoded by the exons ATGGAAGAGAAACTATTCAGGTGTGATGTTTGTGATAAAGATTTTGTAAATTCTACAAAGCTCCTGAGACACCAGGTGATTCACACAGGCAAGAAACCATTCAGATGTGATATTTGTGTGAAGTCCTTCTCACAATCATCGACTCTCCTTCAACATCAGTaccttcacacaggggagaaacccttcatgTGCAaaatgtgtgacaaatcattcccaTGGTCATCAGCTCTCCGCAAACACCAACGTGTTCACACAGGAGAAAAACCCTTCACATGTGAGGTATGTGACAAATCATTTACACAGTCATCTGGCCTCAGTGAACACAGACgtcttcacacaggggagaaacccttcaactGTGATGTTTGTCAGATGACTTTCAGCCGAAAAGCCAGCCTTCTATCACACCAgaggattcacacaggggagaaacccttcacttgtgaggtgtgtgacaaatcattttcAAAGTTATCAAACCTCCGACAGCAtcgacgcattcacacaggggagaaacccttcaaatGTGATGTTTGTAAGAAAGCTTTCAGCCAATTTGCCCATCTTCTgtcacaccagagaattcacacgggggagaaacccttcacatGTGAGGTGTGTAACAAATCATTCTCGTTGTCATCGACCCTCCGCGAACACCAACGTGTTCACACAGGGGAAAAAGCATTCACGTGTGAGGTGTGTGATAAATCATTCTCAAAGTCATCGACCCTTCGtgtacaccaacgcattcacacgggGGAAAAGCCATTCACATGTgaagtgtgtgacaaatcataCTCAGATTCGTCAACTCTCTGTAAACACCGACGCACTCATGCAGCTGAGAAACCTTTCAAATGTGACTTTTGTAAGAAAGCTTTCAACCAATTTGCCCATCTTCTATCACACCAGAAGATTCATAGAGGGGAGAAACTCTTCACATGTGAGgtttgtgacaaatcattctcggaATCATCGACCCTCCGCaaacaccaacgcactcacacaggggagaaacccttccCATGCAAG GTAAAGCTGGCCCATAATATCCAGGAGCGCTCATTGACTGGAGGAGGAGTTCCGTACATCAAGGAGCTGACGGAACAGGAGGAGTTCACGAGGAAGCAGTTTGGCCTCTCCAACCCCACAATAACCAATGGCGGATCAGATATGGGGATGAGCGAAG ATACACAGGTGTCCATGGGCACAtcagatggtgatggaggagagtTGGCAGCAGCGTCCGAGATTCCTGAAAGGATTGATGAGGAAGGGACGGAGGTGAATACATCACAGCAGTGTGACATAGCAACGgcagtggaggagggagaggagagtcAGGAGGGTAAGATGTCTGATTTGGAGGATAATGTTGGTGAGTTAAAGTTAAATATTGTGGCTTATGTGAAGGAGGAGGCCTGTGATTCTCTGGctgctgtggtggagggagggcaCTCAGAATCTTCTGGAGGTGAGGAACCCGCTGCTTTGGGAGCAGAAGCCTTGCCACCTCCAGGAGCATATGGACAACAACAGGCCCATATTGCTGGTGAAGAAAATAAAGATGATCTGAAACCTTTTGCACACTTACATCAAGAACATGTTCAAAGATTGGAGAGTTATCAGATCACTTCTAACTTGCTTCAGCAAACTTTGACTGAATTTAAGACAGATGTTAGTCTGAATCTGCAAAGAAACAATGAGATTCTTCAGCAGCATCTACAAAGAAACAATGAGATTCTTCAGCAGCAGAATGAGTTTCTTTGTCATCTTCTGCAAAGAAGCAATGAAACTTTGAATGAAATGAGGCAGATTCTGTCTCAGATTGTTGGGCCTGCACCTTCTGGCCAGCAGCAGCCCAGTGCATAG
- the LOC144497046 gene encoding uncharacterized protein LOC144497046 — MEGKRFKCEVCCKVFVTSSSLLIHQRIHTGEKPFRCDVCEAAFTQSSNLQTHMRIHSGEKPFKCDVCNKSFLQSSALRRHQRIHTGEKPFTCEVCDKSFSRSLTLLDHQRIHTGERPFTCEVCNKSFSRPSTLLEHQHIHTGEKPFRCEVCGKSFTRSSDLRVHLRIHTGERPFKCEVCNKSFSDSSALREHRRIHTGEKPFTCEVCDKSFTQSSTLRAHQRIHTGQKPFTCKICDKSFSQSRTLRVHQCIHTEVTLLM; from the coding sequence atggaaggaaaaagattCAAGTGTGAGGTTTGCTGTAAAGTTTTTGTGACATCTTCAAGCCTCCTGATACACCagaggattcacactggggagaaacccttcaggtGTGATGTCTGTGAGGCAGCTTTCACTCAATCCTCCAATCTCCAAACGCATATGAGGATTCactcaggggagaaaccattcaagtgTGATGTGTGCAACAAATCATTCTTGCAGTCATCAGCCCTCCGCAGacaccaacgtattcacacagGGGAAAAACCATTCacgtgtgaggtgtgtgacaaatcattctctcgATCGTTGACTCTCCTCgaccaccaacgcattcacactggggagagacctttcacgTGTGAAGTGTGTAATAAATCATTCTCACGGCCATCAACCCTCCTCgaacaccaacacattcacacaggggaaaaACCATTCAGATGTGAGGTGTGCGGTAAATCATTTACACGTTCATCAGATCTCCGTGTCCACCtgcgcattcacacaggggagagaccattcaagtGTGAGGTGTGTAACAAATCGTTTTCAGACTCATCTGCCCTTCGGGAACACAGAcgtattcacacaggggagaaaccattcacgtgtgaggtgtgtgacaaatcattcacaCAGTCATCAACTCTCCGtgcacaccaacgcattcacacagggcAGAAACCGTTCACATGTAAGatttgtgacaaatcattctcgcagTCCCGAACCCTCCGTGTACACCAATGCATTCACACAGAAGTAACCCTTCTCATGTAA